Proteins found in one Balearica regulorum gibbericeps isolate bBalReg1 chromosome 17, bBalReg1.pri, whole genome shotgun sequence genomic segment:
- the PEBP1 gene encoding phosphatidylethanolamine-binding protein 1, with protein MPVDLGLWSGPLSLTEVEQKPARPLRVKYGSVEIDELGKVLTPTQVQHRPTSIEWDGCDPHKLYTLVLTDPDAPSRKDPKFREWHHFLVTNMKGNDVGSGTVLSDYVGSGPPKGTGLHRYVWLVYEQPKQLSCNEPVLSNRSGDKRGKFKVASFRSKYELGVPVAGTCYQAEWDDYVPKLYEQLSGK; from the exons ATGCCGGTGGACTTGGGGCTGTGGAGTGGGCCGCTGAGCCTCACCGAGGTGGAACAGAAGCCGGCTCGCCCGCTGCGTGTCAAGTATGGCTCCGTGGAGATAGACGAGCTGGGCAAAGTGCTTACACCCACTCAG GTCCAGCATCGCCCCACCAGCATCGAGTGGGATGGCTGTGATCCCCACAAGCTTTACACCCTGGTTCTCACAGACCCAGATGCTCCCAGTAGGAAGGACCCAAAGTTCAG GGAATGGCATCACTTCCTGGTGACCAACATGAAAGGCAACGATGTGGGGAGTGGGACTGTGCTGTCAGATTACGTTGGCTCCGGACCTCCCAAGGGAACAG GGCTGCACCGCTACGTGTGGCTGGTGTATGAGCAGCCGAAGCAGCTGAGCTGCAACGAGCCCGTCCTCTCTAACCGCTCCGGTGACAAGCGAGGGAAGTTCAAGGTGGCGTCTTTCCGCAGCAAGTACGAGCTAGGGGTGCCGGTGGCTGGCACTTGCTACCAGGCAGAGTGGGATGACTATGTGCCGAAGCTCTACGAGCAGCTGTCGGGGAAGTAG
- the VSIG10 gene encoding V-set and immunoglobulin domain-containing protein 10 isoform X2 encodes MQLPGGTPPARFFLALCVWRLVLRWEAAGTEEVVFGKVGGSILLLCRNVSKEATEVVWFQGDPHSFPPLFSSRVAFPPDVRFSLVDNSSLLITELRVQDEGNYTCKEVLNKTDHEHRVQLLVVNPPHSSPKCWAETSSSGMMLQLFCSWPGGYPHPTLYWREEGHDLENSSWVISSTSSSDTHVETLNSSHLSHRKVFKCVGSHVIKQEEPACTVEIKRPSLESEPPKTCFVGDNVTLTCRVTESTPAARVTWLRGITHPEVEIHPGGRYLIAQEGNVSRLTIQNCSQGTDGGCYICKAQNPVGLRELFVCLTVKQPVNIVGVVGAVVVLSLLAILTITGVVLYYNPLLCLRGIKTRVMS; translated from the exons ATGCAGCTCCCCGGCGGGACGCCGCCAGCCCGGTTCTTCCTCGCCCTCTGCGTCTGGAGACTGGTGCTGCGCTGGGAAGCCGCAG GAACAGAGGAAGTGGTCTTTGGGAAAGTTGGAGGAAGCATCCTCCTTTTATGCCGAAATGTCTCCAAAGAAGCAACCGAGGTGGTCTGGTTTCAAGGGGATCCGCACTCTTTCCCCCCACTCTTCTCCTCAAGGGTCGCTTTCCCCCCGGACGTCCGTTTCTCCCTGGTTGACAACAGCTCTCTGCTCATCACAGAGCTGCGTGTCCAGGACGAAGGCAACTATACTTGCAAGGAAGTGTTGAACAAGACGGACCACGAGCACAGGGTCCAGCTCCTGGTAGTCA ATCCACCACACTCAAGCCCAAAGTGCTGGGCTGAGACCTCCTCATCGGGGATGATGCTgcagctgttttgcagctggCCCGGGGGGtacccccaccccaccctgtactggagagaagaggggcaCGATCTGGAGAACTCCAGCTGGGTCATCAGCTCCACGAGCTCCTCGGACACCCACGTGGAAACGCTGAACAGCTCCCACCTCTCCCACCGCAAAGTGTTCAAGTGTGTCGGGAGCCATGTCATCAAGCAGGAGGAGCCTGCGTGCACTGTGGAAATAA AACGCCCTTCACTGGAATCAGAGCCCCCCAAGACCTGCTTTGTGGGTGACAACGTGACCCTGACGTGCCGTGTGACCGAGAGCACCCCAGCAGCGAGGGTCACCTGGCTGCGGGGCATCACCCACCCAGAGGTGGAGATCCACCCCGGAGGGAGGTACCTCATCGCCCAGGAGGGCAACGTGTCCCGGCTCACCATCCAGAACTGCTCCCAGGGCACCGATGGGGGCTGTTACATCTGCAAGGCCCAGAACcctgtggggctgagggagcTGTTCGTCTGCCTGACAGTGAAGC AGCCGGTGAACATCGTTGGGGTCGTTGGTGCAGTGGTGGTCCTGTCCCTGCTGGCTATTCTCACCATCACTGGGGTCGTCTTGTACTACAATCCCCTCCTGTGCCTGAGAG GAATCAAGACTCGGGTGATGTCTTAG
- the VSIG10 gene encoding V-set and immunoglobulin domain-containing protein 10 isoform X1 — protein sequence MQLPGGTPPARFFLALCVWRLVLRWEAAGTEEVVFGKVGGSILLLCRNVSKEATEVVWFQGDPHSFPPLFSSRVAFPPDVRFSLVDNSSLLITELRVQDEGNYTCKEVLNKTDHEHRVQLLVVNPPHSSPKCWAETSSSGMMLQLFCSWPGGYPHPTLYWREEGHDLENSSWVISSTSSSDTHVETLNSSHLSHRKVFKCVGSHVIKQEEPACTVEIKRPSLESEPPKTCFVGDNVTLTCRVTESTPAARVTWLRGITHPEVEIHPGGRYLIAQEGNVSRLTIQNCSQGTDGGCYICKAQNPVGLRELFVCLTVKQPVNIVGVVGAVVVLSLLAILTITGVVLYYNPLLCLRGTAFRNQDSGDVLVLVDSEDDDEGKGEEETTSSSMKHEAMVLVNGNSVQAAYLNLPTEGDDGEQRGGVSLQETREETQGT from the exons ATGCAGCTCCCCGGCGGGACGCCGCCAGCCCGGTTCTTCCTCGCCCTCTGCGTCTGGAGACTGGTGCTGCGCTGGGAAGCCGCAG GAACAGAGGAAGTGGTCTTTGGGAAAGTTGGAGGAAGCATCCTCCTTTTATGCCGAAATGTCTCCAAAGAAGCAACCGAGGTGGTCTGGTTTCAAGGGGATCCGCACTCTTTCCCCCCACTCTTCTCCTCAAGGGTCGCTTTCCCCCCGGACGTCCGTTTCTCCCTGGTTGACAACAGCTCTCTGCTCATCACAGAGCTGCGTGTCCAGGACGAAGGCAACTATACTTGCAAGGAAGTGTTGAACAAGACGGACCACGAGCACAGGGTCCAGCTCCTGGTAGTCA ATCCACCACACTCAAGCCCAAAGTGCTGGGCTGAGACCTCCTCATCGGGGATGATGCTgcagctgttttgcagctggCCCGGGGGGtacccccaccccaccctgtactggagagaagaggggcaCGATCTGGAGAACTCCAGCTGGGTCATCAGCTCCACGAGCTCCTCGGACACCCACGTGGAAACGCTGAACAGCTCCCACCTCTCCCACCGCAAAGTGTTCAAGTGTGTCGGGAGCCATGTCATCAAGCAGGAGGAGCCTGCGTGCACTGTGGAAATAA AACGCCCTTCACTGGAATCAGAGCCCCCCAAGACCTGCTTTGTGGGTGACAACGTGACCCTGACGTGCCGTGTGACCGAGAGCACCCCAGCAGCGAGGGTCACCTGGCTGCGGGGCATCACCCACCCAGAGGTGGAGATCCACCCCGGAGGGAGGTACCTCATCGCCCAGGAGGGCAACGTGTCCCGGCTCACCATCCAGAACTGCTCCCAGGGCACCGATGGGGGCTGTTACATCTGCAAGGCCCAGAACcctgtggggctgagggagcTGTTCGTCTGCCTGACAGTGAAGC AGCCGGTGAACATCGTTGGGGTCGTTGGTGCAGTGGTGGTCCTGTCCCTGCTGGCTATTCTCACCATCACTGGGGTCGTCTTGTACTACAATCCCCTCCTGTGCCTGAGAG GTACTGCATTCAG GAATCAAGACTCGGGTGATGTCTTAGTGCTGGTGGACTCAGAAGACGATGatgaggggaagggggaagaggagaccACGAGCAGCTCCATGAAGCATGAGGCAATGGTACTGGTCAATGGGAACAGCGTGCAGGCTGCTTACCTCAACCTCCCTACGGAAG GTGACGATGGTGAGCAGCGTGGCGGGGTCTCTCTGCAGGAAACGAGGGAAGAGACGCAAGGCACATAG